The Lentzea guizhouensis genome contains a region encoding:
- a CDS encoding ABC transporter substrate-binding protein: protein MKIRSAVAVSAAFLLAACGGGGQIGDSDSGDAAANKKLVLIPGITAEPFYISMQCGFEEAAKAAGYEFDTQGPAKFDAAQQTPIVTGVLASKPAAVLIAPTDDKAMAGPMKQLKDAGIKVVEVDTKLQDTSIAASSISSNNEQGGKLAAETLNKLAAGKSGSVLVLNTKAGTSTTDARAKGFEDAIKAFPNLKYIGQQYTDNEPATAASKVTATLAANPDLIGVFATNLNSGEGAATGLRNAGKTGAVNLVGFDASPKQVQDLQAGTVQALIAQDPATIGKQGVEQALAAIDGKGNKRDIETDLVAITKDDASANSRYFYKEKC, encoded by the coding sequence ATGAAGATCCGCTCCGCTGTGGCCGTGTCAGCCGCGTTCCTCCTCGCCGCCTGCGGTGGAGGCGGGCAGATCGGTGACTCCGACTCCGGCGACGCCGCCGCGAACAAGAAGCTCGTGCTGATCCCCGGCATCACCGCGGAGCCGTTCTACATCTCGATGCAGTGCGGTTTCGAGGAGGCGGCCAAGGCGGCCGGCTACGAGTTCGACACGCAGGGGCCCGCCAAGTTCGACGCCGCCCAGCAAACCCCCATCGTCACCGGCGTCCTGGCCTCCAAGCCCGCCGCCGTGCTGATCGCGCCGACCGACGACAAGGCCATGGCCGGCCCGATGAAGCAGCTCAAGGACGCGGGCATCAAGGTCGTCGAGGTCGACACCAAGCTCCAGGACACCTCGATCGCCGCCTCCTCCATCTCGTCGAACAACGAGCAGGGCGGCAAGCTGGCCGCGGAGACGCTCAACAAGCTGGCCGCCGGCAAGTCCGGCTCGGTCCTCGTGCTCAACACCAAGGCCGGCACCTCCACCACCGACGCGCGCGCCAAGGGCTTCGAGGACGCCATCAAGGCCTTCCCGAACCTCAAGTACATCGGCCAGCAGTACACCGACAACGAGCCGGCCACCGCAGCCTCGAAGGTGACCGCGACCCTGGCCGCGAACCCGGATCTGATCGGCGTCTTCGCCACGAACCTGAACTCGGGCGAGGGCGCGGCCACGGGTCTGCGCAACGCCGGCAAGACGGGCGCGGTGAACCTCGTCGGGTTCGACGCCTCGCCCAAGCAGGTGCAGGACCTGCAGGCGGGCACCGTGCAGGCGTTGATCGCGCAGGACCCGGCCACGATCGGCAAGCAGGGCGTCGAGCAGGCGCTGGCGGCGATCGACGGCAAGGGCAACAAGCGCGACATCGAGACGGACCTGGTGGCGATCACGAAGGACGACGCGTCGGCCAACTCGAGGTACTTCTACAAGGAGAAGTGCTGA
- a CDS encoding ABC transporter permease, translated as MTEEKTTMSSLDDEQRTPLLRRLTGANTLWIGLVLLVLVAVFGAIRPDAVFQVTTLQFLLAETAVLLVLSVGMTFVIITSGIDLSVGSVLVFASVTSALAMNAVAGGDATSSGWGVIGFGLLVALVSGAAWGLLNGLLISRAKIPPLIVTLGSFGAAQGAALLLNNGSNVAGIPDELSRTFGSGTYLGIPNIVIVAAVVTALGALLLSTTRFGRYTYAVGSNEEAARRVGISVRGHLTKVYLLAGTLAGLAGFMGNAFFRVAVVTGHETDNLNAIAAVVLGGTSIFGGTGSVVGTVFGVFIPAVLEKGLVIIGVREFWQPIAVAVVLVAAVWLDQARRRARNQR; from the coding sequence ATGACCGAAGAGAAGACAACGATGTCATCTCTCGACGACGAACAGCGCACCCCTCTGTTGAGGCGGCTCACCGGCGCCAACACGCTGTGGATCGGCCTGGTCCTGCTGGTGCTGGTCGCGGTGTTCGGCGCGATCCGGCCGGACGCGGTGTTCCAGGTGACCACGCTGCAGTTCCTGCTCGCCGAGACCGCCGTGCTGCTGGTGCTGTCGGTCGGCATGACGTTCGTGATCATCACGTCCGGCATCGACCTGTCCGTGGGGTCGGTGCTGGTGTTCGCCTCGGTCACCTCCGCGCTGGCGATGAACGCGGTGGCCGGCGGTGACGCGACGAGCTCCGGCTGGGGCGTCATCGGGTTCGGGTTGCTGGTCGCACTGGTCAGCGGCGCGGCGTGGGGCCTGCTCAACGGCCTGCTGATCTCGCGGGCGAAGATCCCGCCGCTGATCGTGACCCTGGGCTCGTTCGGCGCGGCTCAAGGCGCGGCCCTGTTGCTGAACAACGGCTCCAACGTCGCCGGCATCCCGGACGAGCTGAGCCGCACGTTCGGCTCCGGCACGTACCTCGGCATCCCGAACATCGTGATCGTGGCCGCGGTCGTCACGGCGCTGGGCGCGCTCCTGTTGTCCACCACGCGGTTCGGCCGCTACACCTACGCGGTCGGGTCGAACGAGGAGGCGGCGCGGCGCGTCGGCATCTCGGTGCGCGGCCACCTGACGAAGGTCTACCTGCTCGCCGGCACCCTCGCGGGTCTCGCGGGCTTCATGGGCAACGCGTTCTTCCGCGTCGCGGTCGTCACCGGCCACGAGACGGACAACCTGAACGCGATCGCCGCCGTCGTCCTCGGCGGCACGAGCATCTTCGGCGGGACGGGCTCGGTGGTGGGCACGGTGTTCGGCGTGTTCATCCCGGCGGTGCTGGAGAAGGGCCTCGTGATCATCGGGGTCAGGGAGTTCTGGCAGCCGATCGCCGTGGCGGTCGTGCTGGTGGCCGCCGTGTGGCTGGACCAGGCACGGCGGCGGGCGCGCAACCAACGTTAG
- a CDS encoding ATP-binding cassette domain-containing protein: MSRPLLEARDLVKSYGTVEALRGASFTAYPGEVVSLIGDNGAGKSTLVKCLSGVERPNGGTLTFDGEPLVLSSPNDARDRGIETVFQDLAVAPDLDPAANMFLGREILKPGLLGFLGVLDKKAMRRQASEHFTRFGAALQSIDVPIAALSGGQRQSVAVARSVAWASKLVFMDEPTAALGVVQRERVLDVVKRVRDEGIAVVLISHNMPEVLSVSDRVEVLRLGRRVARFKTAETSVEELVGAMTGALTQEDAA, encoded by the coding sequence ATGAGCCGGCCGCTGCTGGAGGCTCGGGACCTGGTGAAGAGCTACGGCACCGTGGAAGCACTCCGCGGTGCCTCGTTCACCGCCTACCCCGGCGAGGTCGTGTCGCTGATCGGTGACAACGGCGCCGGCAAGTCCACCCTGGTGAAGTGCCTGTCCGGGGTGGAGCGGCCGAACGGCGGCACGCTGACGTTCGACGGCGAGCCGCTCGTGCTCAGCTCCCCCAACGACGCCCGCGACCGGGGCATCGAGACGGTGTTCCAGGACCTCGCGGTCGCGCCGGACCTCGACCCGGCCGCGAACATGTTCCTGGGCAGGGAGATCCTCAAGCCCGGTCTCCTCGGGTTCCTCGGCGTGCTCGACAAGAAGGCCATGCGCAGGCAGGCCTCCGAGCACTTCACCCGGTTCGGCGCGGCGCTGCAGAGCATCGACGTGCCGATCGCGGCGCTGTCCGGTGGCCAGCGCCAGTCGGTCGCGGTCGCGCGGTCGGTGGCGTGGGCGTCGAAGCTCGTGTTCATGGACGAGCCGACCGCCGCACTCGGTGTGGTGCAACGGGAACGCGTGCTCGACGTGGTCAAGCGGGTGCGCGACGAAGGCATCGCGGTGGTGCTCATCTCGCACAACATGCCCGAGGTGCTGTCGGTGTCCGACCGGGTCGAGGTGCTGCGCCTCGGCCGCCGGGTGGCCCGGTTCAAGACTGCCGAGACCAGTGTCGAGGAGCTCGTCGGGGCGATGACCGGCGCGCTGACCCAGGAGGACGCGGCCTGA
- a CDS encoding class I mannose-6-phosphate isomerase, whose product MSSGVLHQPVNLPANQPKQFYRGGEAIAALRGGASADFGPEDWVASTTTLFGRSDAGLTTLPNGVLLRDAVAADPTGWLGADHVAKFGADTALLVKLLDAGQRLPVHCHPSNAFASAHLNCRHGKTEAWIVVGTTGADPTVYIGFKDEVPADVVADWVATQNTGAMLDALNPVCVRPGDTVFVPAGVPHAIGEGVFIVELQQPTDFSVTLEWQGFLDNADVGHLGLGYDLALDCVDRQGWGASLEKLVHQTSEKWAPSVDLLGADATPFFQADRLHVEGSLALEPSFAVLVVLEGSGQLGALEVHKGSTVVVPHAAGELGLTGDLVAIRCRPPVLSAVEDVSP is encoded by the coding sequence GTGAGTTCTGGTGTGCTCCACCAGCCTGTCAACCTGCCGGCGAACCAGCCGAAGCAGTTCTACCGCGGCGGAGAGGCGATCGCCGCGTTGCGGGGTGGTGCTTCCGCCGACTTCGGGCCCGAGGACTGGGTGGCGTCGACGACGACGCTCTTCGGGCGCAGCGACGCGGGCCTGACGACGTTGCCGAACGGCGTGCTGCTGCGGGATGCCGTCGCGGCGGACCCGACCGGGTGGCTCGGCGCCGACCACGTGGCGAAGTTCGGGGCGGACACGGCGTTGCTCGTGAAGCTGCTCGACGCCGGGCAGCGGTTGCCGGTGCACTGCCACCCGTCGAACGCCTTCGCCTCCGCGCACCTGAACTGCCGTCACGGCAAGACGGAGGCGTGGATCGTGGTCGGCACGACCGGCGCGGACCCGACCGTCTACATCGGGTTCAAGGACGAGGTGCCCGCCGACGTCGTCGCGGACTGGGTCGCGACCCAGAACACCGGCGCGATGCTCGACGCGCTCAACCCGGTGTGCGTGCGGCCCGGTGACACGGTGTTCGTGCCCGCCGGGGTGCCGCACGCGATCGGCGAGGGCGTGTTCATCGTCGAGCTGCAGCAGCCGACCGACTTCTCGGTGACGCTGGAGTGGCAGGGTTTCCTCGACAACGCCGACGTCGGTCACCTCGGGCTCGGCTACGACCTGGCGCTCGACTGCGTCGACCGGCAGGGCTGGGGTGCGTCGCTGGAGAAGCTGGTGCACCAGACTTCGGAGAAGTGGGCGCCGTCGGTGGACCTGCTCGGTGCCGACGCCACCCCGTTCTTCCAGGCCGACCGGCTGCACGTGGAGGGCTCGCTGGCGCTGGAGCCGTCGTTCGCCGTGCTCGTGGTGCTGGAGGGCTCCGGCCAGCTCGGTGCGCTGGAGGTGCACAAGGGCAGCACCGTCGTCGTGCCGCACGCGGCCGGCGAGCTCGGGCTGACCGGTGACCTGGTGGCGATCCGCTGCCGCCCGCCGGTCCTGTCCGCCGTGGAGGACGTGTCGCCATGA